The Corallococcus exiguus genome includes a window with the following:
- a CDS encoding aldo/keto reductase family protein, with the protein MNFRFLGRSGLKVSEISFGNWLTHGSQVEEDAAIACVKAALDTGITTFDTADVYAGTKAEAVLGRALKGQRREGYELFTKVYWPTGPGQNDRGLSRKHIIESIHGSLRRLQTDYVDLYQAHRFDAETPLEETMLAFADIVRQGKALYIGVSEWTAEQISAGAKLARELRVPFISNQPQYSMLWRVIESKVIPTSDAEGLGQIVWSPMAKGVLSGKYLPGKPPPADSRAATPGSQFMTSFMTDDVLTRVQQLKPLAQEAGLSMAQLSIAWVLQNKSVSSAIIGASKPEQVLDNVKATGVKLDAELLRRIDSILGPVVERDPAQTTSPNRRP; encoded by the coding sequence AGGTCAGCGAAATCTCCTTCGGCAACTGGCTCACCCACGGCTCCCAGGTGGAGGAGGACGCCGCCATCGCGTGTGTGAAGGCCGCGCTCGACACGGGCATCACCACCTTCGACACCGCCGACGTCTACGCCGGCACCAAGGCCGAGGCCGTGCTCGGCCGCGCCCTCAAGGGCCAGCGCCGTGAAGGCTATGAGCTGTTCACCAAGGTCTACTGGCCCACCGGCCCTGGCCAGAATGACCGCGGCCTGTCGCGCAAGCACATCATCGAGTCCATCCACGGCTCCCTGCGCCGCCTCCAGACGGACTACGTGGACCTCTACCAGGCCCACCGCTTCGACGCGGAGACGCCGCTCGAGGAGACCATGCTCGCGTTCGCGGACATCGTCCGCCAGGGCAAGGCCCTCTACATCGGCGTCTCCGAATGGACCGCCGAGCAGATTTCCGCCGGCGCGAAGCTCGCCCGCGAACTGCGCGTGCCCTTCATCTCCAACCAGCCCCAGTACTCCATGCTCTGGCGGGTCATCGAGTCCAAGGTCATCCCCACCTCCGACGCCGAAGGCCTGGGGCAAATCGTCTGGTCCCCGATGGCCAAGGGCGTGCTCAGCGGCAAGTACCTCCCCGGCAAGCCCCCGCCCGCGGACTCCCGCGCCGCCACCCCGGGCTCGCAGTTCATGACCAGCTTCATGACCGACGACGTGCTCACCCGCGTCCAGCAGCTCAAGCCGCTGGCCCAGGAGGCAGGCCTGTCCATGGCGCAGCTCTCCATCGCCTGGGTGCTCCAGAACAAGAGCGTCTCCTCCGCCATCATCGGCGCGTCCAAGCCGGAGCAGGTGCTCGACAACGTGAAGGCCACTGGTGTGAAGCTCGACGCGGAGCTCCTGCGCCGCATCGACTCCATCCTCGGCCCCGTCGTGGAGCGCGATCCCGCGCAGACCACCAGCCCCAACCGCCGACCCTGA
- a CDS encoding MotA/TolQ/ExbB proton channel family protein: MTSFFLLAQAAQPELGWLSSKLLGVTLGSAEWVLWLLVSLSIISIAVMLERAVYFSRHRLANSEALAVRLARGEFDAVAGEVKNQKGMEASVIREALASAQQGPDTVEQVIASTVARERPQYERGLSILGTLGNNAPFIGLFGTVLGIIKAFNDLGAMNAKGGAMQQTVMAGISEALVATAVGLAVAIPAVVAFNIFNRQLKTLTSRTTALGHALVGAMKARKPGAAGGN, translated from the coding sequence ATGACGTCCTTCTTCCTCCTGGCCCAGGCGGCCCAACCCGAACTCGGATGGTTGAGCAGCAAGCTGCTCGGGGTGACGTTGGGCAGCGCCGAGTGGGTGCTCTGGCTGCTCGTGTCGCTGTCCATCATCTCCATCGCGGTGATGCTGGAGCGCGCCGTCTACTTCTCGCGCCACCGGCTGGCCAACTCAGAGGCCCTGGCGGTGCGCCTGGCGCGCGGCGAGTTCGACGCCGTGGCCGGTGAAGTGAAGAACCAGAAGGGCATGGAGGCCTCCGTCATCCGCGAGGCCCTGGCCTCCGCGCAGCAGGGCCCCGACACCGTGGAGCAGGTCATCGCGTCCACCGTCGCCCGCGAGCGCCCCCAGTACGAGCGCGGCCTGTCCATCCTGGGCACGCTGGGCAACAACGCCCCGTTCATCGGCCTGTTCGGCACGGTGCTCGGCATCATCAAGGCCTTCAACGACCTGGGCGCCATGAACGCCAAGGGCGGCGCCATGCAGCAGACGGTGATGGCCGGCATCTCGGAGGCGCTCGTCGCCACCGCCGTGGGCCTCGCCGTCGCCATCCCCGCCGTGGTCGCCTTCAACATCTTCAACCGCCAGCTGAAGACGCTCACCAGCCGCACCACCGCCCTGGGCCACGCGCTCGTGGGCGCCATGAAGGCGCGCAAGCCGGGCGCCGCGGGGGGCAACTAG
- a CDS encoding ExbD/TolR family protein: MAGGANDSDEEISGINVTPLVDVVLVLLIIFMVTANFIVRETVEVDLPRAANGGETVQGLVNVVLDKEGKLYFDGAEVTEADLSRRVTEAVAKDKDTRAIISADQTLAYGRVMRLIDVVKGQGIAKFALNIEKDAGPARTAPATP, translated from the coding sequence ATGGCCGGCGGCGCGAACGACAGCGACGAGGAAATCTCAGGCATCAACGTCACCCCGCTGGTGGACGTGGTGCTGGTGCTGCTCATCATCTTCATGGTCACCGCCAACTTCATCGTCCGCGAGACGGTGGAGGTGGACCTGCCCCGCGCCGCCAATGGCGGTGAGACGGTGCAGGGCCTGGTGAACGTCGTCCTCGACAAGGAGGGCAAGCTCTACTTCGACGGCGCGGAGGTGACGGAAGCCGACCTGTCCCGCCGCGTGACGGAGGCCGTGGCCAAGGACAAGGACACGCGCGCCATCATCAGCGCGGACCAGACGCTCGCCTACGGCCGCGTGATGCGCCTCATCGACGTGGTGAAGGGCCAGGGCATCGCGAAGTTCGCCCTCAACATCGAGAAGGACGCTGGCCCTGCCCGGACCGCGCCCGCCACGCCCTGA
- a CDS encoding energy transducer TonB encodes MSQAVLESSSLPQRDRSTRFLLVFVLVSLALHGVGFGLLSTLEGRKLASIQKPVELVMVEVQKPPPPPPPEEKPEEPKPPPPPKVKVKPPPIKVAEAPKPPPPTEAPPPPNDTPPPEPSAKPPPLVVGMTMSSTTSAGSFAAPVGNTAYGKANGTAKAPQDVKGYSAPKYVPVYQVDTEPSVASEVKIPYPDEARRAGIEGTVTLSITIDAEGKVSNVKVISGPGYGLNEAARDAIRRFRFKPAIKGGEAVATEMKYSYTFLLD; translated from the coding sequence ATGAGCCAGGCGGTCCTCGAATCCTCTTCCCTGCCCCAGCGCGACCGCTCCACGCGGTTCCTGCTCGTGTTCGTCCTCGTGTCGCTCGCGCTGCACGGAGTCGGCTTCGGTCTTCTCTCCACCCTGGAGGGCCGCAAGCTCGCGTCCATCCAGAAGCCGGTGGAGCTGGTCATGGTGGAGGTGCAGAAGCCCCCGCCCCCGCCGCCTCCTGAGGAGAAGCCGGAGGAGCCCAAGCCTCCGCCTCCCCCGAAGGTGAAGGTGAAGCCGCCGCCCATCAAGGTCGCGGAGGCACCCAAGCCGCCGCCCCCGACGGAGGCCCCGCCGCCTCCCAATGACACGCCGCCGCCGGAGCCGTCCGCCAAGCCGCCGCCGTTGGTGGTGGGCATGACCATGTCGTCCACCACCAGCGCGGGCTCCTTCGCCGCGCCCGTGGGCAACACCGCCTACGGCAAGGCCAACGGCACCGCGAAGGCGCCCCAGGACGTGAAGGGCTACTCCGCGCCCAAGTACGTGCCCGTGTACCAGGTGGACACGGAGCCCTCCGTCGCGTCCGAGGTGAAGATTCCCTACCCGGACGAGGCGCGCCGCGCGGGCATCGAGGGCACCGTCACGCTCTCCATCACCATCGACGCGGAGGGCAAGGTGAGCAACGTGAAGGTCATCTCCGGGCCCGGCTACGGCCTCAACGAGGCCGCGCGTGACGCCATCCGCCGCTTCCGCTTCAAGCCCGCCATCAAGGGCGGCGAAGCGGTGGCCACGGAGATGAAGTACTCGTACACGTTCCTGCTGGACTGA
- a CDS encoding MarR family winged helix-turn-helix transcriptional regulator — protein sequence MRRSTATTDLSEGRSGLPEQAWTLLFELLHTHMRNFPALAAEFDLSPVQAHVLRQLGEGALAMSTLANYLSCDASNVTGLVDRLEARGLVERKSSEQDRRVKMLVLTEAGAELRGRLMARLSSPPPLIAAMPDEDLAALRDIMRRALKTQ from the coding sequence ATGCGCCGGTCGACGGCCACCACCGACCTGTCGGAGGGTAGGAGTGGGCTGCCGGAGCAGGCGTGGACGCTCCTCTTCGAGCTGCTCCACACGCACATGCGCAACTTCCCCGCGCTGGCGGCGGAGTTCGACCTGTCTCCCGTGCAGGCGCACGTGTTGAGGCAGCTGGGCGAGGGAGCGCTCGCCATGAGCACGCTCGCCAACTACCTGTCGTGTGACGCGTCCAACGTGACGGGGCTGGTGGACCGGCTGGAGGCGCGCGGGCTGGTGGAGCGCAAGAGCAGCGAGCAGGACCGCCGCGTGAAGATGCTGGTGCTGACGGAGGCCGGCGCGGAGCTGCGCGGCCGGCTGATGGCGCGGCTGAGCTCGCCGCCGCCCCTCATCGCCGCGATGCCGGACGAGGACCTGGCGGCGCTGCGCGACATCATGCGCCGCGCGCTGAAGACGCAGTAG
- a CDS encoding TolC family protein — protein sequence MSTFLALSLSATLAAAPVLTLDEALESARQQNLDLKIAQERFEQASLATRKAWSGYLPTITAGASITRNNVAAIIPAGPIAPVDITIQPLIQKGAQLEARQAIIAPQLWAGIAASYKSVQLAELNTQTARRQVLFGVAQAYYGAAAQQEALRAQERLLELNQAREKDTQARFDAGTVTRVALLRAQLDRSRAEQDLVRAKNALAGLKLALGTLIQREPEFDLAPPPEPTVPAQASPDDLVNQAIQERSDVQAAEVGLKLSRINKTGVILSYLPTLGVTGAYRIANAAGFTGQNETWAITFGASWTLFDGGLREANLSEASSRVREATVTQVLAQARVKEEVRRSKLDLENALANRSKAEEALELARESNRLTDVSFKAGVATYLEVADANTALTNAEVGFVSERLQASLAALRLLNSLGSFESGSVKKDAAALGAQPGAGAPKSEQPAQEQPAPQQPAPQQ from the coding sequence ATGAGTACCTTTCTGGCGCTGTCCCTGTCGGCCACCCTGGCAGCGGCGCCCGTACTGACGCTGGATGAGGCACTGGAGTCCGCCCGCCAGCAGAACCTCGATTTGAAAATCGCCCAGGAGCGCTTCGAGCAGGCATCGCTCGCGACGCGCAAGGCCTGGTCGGGCTACCTGCCCACCATCACCGCTGGGGCCTCCATCACGCGCAACAACGTGGCGGCCATCATCCCGGCAGGCCCTATCGCCCCGGTGGACATCACCATCCAGCCGCTCATCCAGAAGGGTGCGCAGCTGGAGGCGCGGCAGGCCATCATCGCGCCGCAGCTGTGGGCGGGCATCGCGGCCTCCTACAAGTCCGTGCAACTGGCGGAGCTCAACACGCAGACGGCGCGCCGGCAGGTGCTCTTCGGCGTGGCGCAGGCGTACTACGGCGCCGCGGCGCAGCAGGAAGCCCTGCGCGCGCAGGAGCGGCTCCTGGAGCTGAACCAGGCGCGGGAGAAGGACACCCAGGCCCGGTTCGACGCGGGCACGGTGACGCGCGTGGCGCTGCTGCGCGCCCAGCTGGACCGTTCGCGCGCGGAGCAGGACCTGGTGCGCGCGAAGAACGCGCTCGCGGGCCTGAAGCTGGCGCTGGGCACGCTCATCCAGCGCGAGCCGGAGTTCGACCTGGCCCCGCCGCCGGAGCCGACGGTGCCCGCGCAGGCGTCGCCGGACGACCTGGTCAACCAGGCCATCCAGGAGCGCTCGGACGTGCAGGCCGCGGAAGTGGGCCTGAAGCTCAGCCGCATCAACAAGACGGGCGTCATCCTGAGCTACCTGCCCACGCTGGGCGTGACGGGCGCCTACCGCATCGCGAACGCGGCGGGCTTCACCGGCCAGAACGAGACCTGGGCCATCACCTTCGGCGCCAGCTGGACGCTGTTCGACGGCGGCCTGCGTGAGGCGAACCTCTCCGAGGCGTCGTCGCGCGTGCGTGAAGCCACCGTCACCCAGGTGCTGGCGCAGGCCCGCGTGAAGGAAGAGGTGCGTCGCTCCAAGCTGGACCTGGAGAACGCGCTGGCCAACCGCTCCAAGGCCGAGGAGGCCCTGGAGCTGGCGCGCGAGTCCAACCGCCTGACGGACGTGAGCTTCAAGGCGGGCGTCGCCACCTACCTGGAAGTCGCGGACGCCAACACCGCGCTCACCAACGCGGAAGTGGGCTTCGTGTCCGAGCGCCTCCAGGCCTCTCTCGCCGCGCTGCGCCTGCTCAACTCGCTGGGCTCCTTCGAGTCCGGTTCGGTGAAGAAGGACGCGGCCGCCCTGGGTGCGCAGCCTGGCGCGGGCGCGCCGAAGTCCGAGCAGCCCGCGCAGGAGCAGCCGGCTCCGCAGCAGCCCGCGCCCCAGCAGTAG
- a CDS encoding Rieske 2Fe-2S domain-containing protein, whose product MEPTPDVVRHFHPVLPSRQLRRQPVRVELAGHAYALFRDASGKAAALSDACPHRFAPLSKGLVTKEGQLQCPYHGWRFDSKGHGTNPSQPELRHCEAKSFQVVERHGYLWLAHADTPESAMPELASGDYVFGGTFSTLFQAPLHVALDNFSEDEHTPFVHTRLGWSGSQAGAVEFEAHNHDDHTEVHYRAPQRPAPIMRLLAVGKGDFFLNDWVTRFDPVRSVYTVSWIQPSGAPRPFITQAHIFFVPETARTTRLHVFSFLRTTVPALRPLLPVAAKAALGLTWWEVRDDARFISTVADTPYSHKGMRLDKYDKPLVHQRKLMERIYYAHPPEPALPQVRDATGT is encoded by the coding sequence ATGGAGCCTACCCCCGACGTCGTCAGGCATTTCCATCCGGTGCTCCCCTCCCGTCAGCTCCGCCGCCAGCCCGTCCGGGTGGAGCTTGCGGGCCACGCCTACGCGCTCTTCCGGGACGCCTCCGGCAAGGCCGCGGCGCTGTCGGACGCGTGTCCGCACCGCTTCGCGCCGCTGTCGAAGGGCCTCGTGACGAAGGAGGGCCAGCTCCAGTGCCCGTACCATGGCTGGCGCTTCGACTCGAAAGGCCACGGCACCAACCCCAGCCAGCCGGAGCTGCGCCACTGCGAGGCGAAGAGCTTCCAGGTGGTGGAGCGCCACGGCTACCTCTGGCTCGCGCACGCGGACACGCCCGAGTCCGCGATGCCGGAGCTCGCCAGCGGTGACTACGTCTTCGGCGGGACGTTCTCCACGCTGTTCCAGGCGCCGCTGCACGTGGCGCTCGACAACTTCAGCGAGGACGAGCACACGCCCTTCGTCCACACCCGGCTGGGGTGGAGCGGCTCGCAGGCGGGCGCGGTGGAGTTCGAGGCGCACAACCACGACGACCACACGGAGGTGCACTACCGCGCCCCTCAGCGGCCCGCGCCCATCATGCGCCTGCTCGCGGTGGGCAAGGGGGACTTCTTCCTCAATGACTGGGTGACGCGCTTCGACCCGGTGCGCAGCGTCTACACCGTCAGTTGGATCCAGCCCTCGGGAGCGCCGCGCCCCTTCATCACGCAGGCGCATATCTTCTTCGTGCCGGAGACGGCGCGCACCACGCGCCTGCACGTCTTCTCCTTCCTGCGCACGACGGTGCCCGCGCTGAGGCCCCTGCTGCCGGTGGCGGCGAAGGCCGCGCTGGGGCTCACCTGGTGGGAGGTGCGCGATGACGCGCGCTTCATCTCCACCGTCGCGGACACGCCCTACAGCCACAAGGGCATGCGGCTGGACAAGTACGACAAGCCGCTCGTGCACCAGCGCAAGCTCATGGAGCGCATCTACTACGCGCACCCGCCTGAACCGGCGCTGCCCCAGGTCCGCGACGCCACCGGCACCTGA
- a CDS encoding DUF547 domain-containing protein, protein MKAPVPPRRRARWFAVATMAVLVALATGAWLYVRGFLPAPVPPAAGPFSYTDYAQALSHVRPSGDLDFEGLRRDRAVLERFVASLAAVSPHRKPELFPSPEDGLAYWINAYNALVLMQLVERYPNGVDASWFGRFYWGRTWPVGGERLTLYALEQRILLGEYADPRVHFALFRGTRGGPRLDGAPYQPEFLDAQLNDASRQYVGDARNVKLEDKTVRLAHLFEDRKQDFLNALPEGRGGNVLQFVWAFLPDTCEERPGCDTRGDLDRACGPDLDKCRIAFVHEDTSLPDAASTAERR, encoded by the coding sequence GTGAAAGCTCCCGTCCCTCCCCGCCGCCGTGCGCGCTGGTTCGCCGTGGCGACCATGGCCGTGCTGGTGGCGCTCGCCACGGGGGCGTGGCTGTACGTGCGCGGCTTCCTGCCGGCGCCGGTGCCCCCAGCAGCAGGGCCCTTCAGCTACACGGACTATGCGCAGGCGCTGAGCCACGTGCGCCCCAGCGGGGACCTGGACTTCGAGGGCCTCCGGCGTGACCGCGCGGTGCTGGAGCGCTTCGTCGCGTCGCTCGCGGCGGTGTCGCCACACCGGAAGCCGGAGCTCTTCCCGTCGCCCGAGGACGGGCTGGCGTACTGGATCAACGCGTACAACGCGCTGGTGCTCATGCAGCTCGTGGAGCGCTACCCGAACGGGGTGGATGCCTCCTGGTTCGGCCGATTCTACTGGGGCCGCACGTGGCCGGTGGGCGGCGAGCGGCTGACGCTGTACGCCCTGGAGCAGCGCATCCTCCTGGGCGAGTACGCCGACCCGCGCGTGCACTTCGCCCTCTTCCGGGGGACGCGCGGCGGGCCCCGGCTGGACGGCGCCCCCTATCAGCCGGAGTTCCTGGACGCCCAGCTCAACGACGCCAGCCGCCAGTACGTGGGGGATGCGCGGAACGTGAAGCTGGAGGACAAGACCGTGCGACTGGCGCACCTGTTCGAGGACCGGAAGCAGGACTTCCTCAACGCGCTGCCGGAGGGCCGTGGCGGCAACGTGCTCCAGTTCGTCTGGGCCTTCCTGCCGGACACCTGCGAGGAGCGCCCGGGCTGCGACACGCGCGGCGACCTGGACCGAGCCTGCGGCCCCGACCTGGACAAGTGCCGCATCGCCTTCGTCCACGAGGACACCTCGCTGCCCGACGCCGCGAGCACCGCCGAGCGGCGCTGA
- a CDS encoding WD40/YVTN/BNR-like repeat-containing protein, protein MTMGAVWLATWLVLGSADMKWEPQASGTTARLRGVSAVDSRVAWASGDKGTVVRTTDGGKTWTRAPVPDADGLDFRDVDAFSDRTAYVLSIGAGDKSRIYKTTDGGAHWTLQFTNTVPGAFFNGMAFWDEQHGIAFSDPVERHFVVITTEDGGATWKPVPQGALPAALEGEAGFAASGTSIAVYGKSHVWFGLGGTIARVLHSADRGKTWGIAPTPLATGEGAGVFSLYFWSSMAGVAVGGNYKQPEVATGNAALTMDAGKRKWTVPGTPPGGYRSCVAPFTPEKKMWLITVGPTGSDVSKDTGRTWEPLDSTGFHAVSTPPRKQDTAWAVGEEGRIAKLVFASAAPAPKQP, encoded by the coding sequence ATGACGATGGGAGCGGTGTGGCTGGCGACGTGGCTGGTGCTGGGGAGCGCGGACATGAAGTGGGAGCCGCAGGCGAGCGGGACGACGGCGCGGCTGCGCGGCGTGAGCGCGGTGGACAGCCGCGTCGCGTGGGCCAGCGGCGACAAGGGCACCGTCGTGCGCACCACGGATGGTGGAAAGACGTGGACGCGAGCCCCCGTGCCGGATGCGGACGGGTTGGACTTCCGCGACGTGGATGCCTTCAGCGACCGCACCGCCTACGTGCTGTCCATTGGCGCGGGCGACAAGTCGCGCATCTACAAGACGACGGACGGCGGCGCGCACTGGACGCTCCAGTTCACCAACACCGTGCCCGGGGCCTTCTTCAACGGCATGGCCTTCTGGGACGAACAGCACGGCATCGCGTTCAGCGACCCGGTGGAAAGGCACTTCGTCGTCATCACCACGGAGGACGGTGGCGCGACGTGGAAGCCCGTGCCGCAAGGGGCACTGCCGGCCGCGCTCGAGGGTGAAGCGGGCTTCGCCGCCAGCGGCACGAGCATCGCGGTGTACGGCAAGTCCCACGTCTGGTTCGGGCTGGGGGGCACCATCGCGCGCGTGCTGCACTCGGCGGACCGGGGCAAGACCTGGGGCATCGCGCCCACGCCGCTGGCCACGGGTGAAGGCGCGGGCGTGTTCTCGCTCTACTTCTGGAGCTCCATGGCGGGCGTCGCGGTGGGCGGCAACTACAAGCAGCCGGAGGTGGCCACCGGCAACGCGGCGCTCACGATGGACGCGGGCAAGCGCAAGTGGACCGTGCCGGGCACGCCGCCCGGGGGCTATCGCTCCTGCGTGGCCCCGTTCACGCCCGAGAAGAAGATGTGGCTCATCACCGTGGGGCCCACGGGCTCGGACGTGTCGAAGGACACGGGCAGGACTTGGGAGCCGCTGGACTCCACCGGCTTCCACGCCGTGTCCACGCCGCCGCGCAAGCAGGACACCGCCTGGGCCGTGGGTGAAGAGGGGCGCATCGCGAAGCTCGTCTTCGCGAGCGCGGCGCCAGCGCCGAAGCAGCCGTAG
- a CDS encoding ROK family protein, with the protein MPTLGIDLGGTFARAAVVDGKGEILASAKVAVQDRKPQGVVETIAQAAEEAVKQSGVKVDGCGVGAAGQIHKDTGVISVAPNLGWRDVPLAAMLTKRLGFDVKVVNDLSAAAWGELHAGAGRGAQDILVVFVGSGVGSAIIADGRLVQGGGGVAGELGHIKVVPGGRLCGCGEHGCLEAYAGGHNLIAQTKELLASGGSPVLEQLTNGDPYTITPVTLETAAEAGDAKAREIHARAAQFLAVAVANYVTVLNPSRLVLGGGVLTHCPGIKRLVLDGVQQWASRVSREGLLIADAELGDDSGIIGAALLVK; encoded by the coding sequence ATGCCGACGCTGGGAATCGACCTGGGCGGGACGTTCGCCCGGGCCGCGGTGGTGGACGGGAAGGGTGAAATCCTCGCGAGCGCCAAGGTCGCGGTGCAGGACCGCAAGCCGCAGGGCGTGGTGGAGACCATCGCCCAGGCGGCGGAAGAGGCGGTGAAGCAGTCCGGTGTGAAGGTGGACGGCTGCGGCGTGGGCGCGGCGGGGCAGATCCACAAGGACACGGGCGTCATCTCCGTGGCGCCCAACCTGGGCTGGCGCGACGTGCCGCTGGCGGCGATGTTGACGAAGCGGCTGGGCTTCGACGTGAAGGTGGTGAACGACCTGTCCGCGGCGGCGTGGGGCGAGCTGCACGCGGGCGCGGGTCGTGGCGCCCAGGACATCCTGGTGGTGTTCGTGGGCTCCGGCGTGGGCAGCGCCATCATCGCGGATGGGCGGCTGGTGCAGGGCGGCGGCGGCGTGGCGGGCGAGCTGGGCCACATCAAGGTGGTGCCCGGCGGCCGGCTGTGCGGCTGCGGTGAGCACGGCTGCCTGGAGGCGTACGCGGGCGGCCACAACCTCATCGCGCAGACGAAGGAGCTGCTGGCGTCCGGCGGCTCGCCCGTGCTGGAGCAGCTGACCAACGGCGACCCGTACACCATCACCCCGGTGACGCTGGAGACGGCGGCGGAGGCGGGTGACGCGAAGGCCAGGGAGATCCACGCCCGTGCGGCGCAATTCCTGGCGGTCGCGGTGGCCAACTACGTGACGGTGCTCAACCCGTCGCGTCTGGTGCTGGGCGGCGGCGTGCTGACGCACTGCCCGGGCATCAAGCGGCTGGTGCTGGACGGCGTGCAGCAGTGGGCGTCTCGCGTGTCGCGCGAGGGCCTGCTCATCGCCGACGCGGAGCTGGGCGACGACAGCGGCATCATCGGCGCGGCGCTGCTGGTGAAGTGA
- a CDS encoding phosphomannomutase/phosphoglucomutase, giving the protein MNAHIFREYDIRGLVDKDLTIEVVELLGLGLGTMIRRKGGTSIVVGRDCRESSTRFRDALAKGLTATGLDVYDVGVVPTPLTYFAANTLPVDGLAMITGSHNPKEFNGFKIGAGKTTFHGPEIKELRRLIEAKDFATSNKPGKVTPFDIITPYNHFIRQTVKVGRKGMKIVIDAGNGTGGAIAVPLFESMGFDVVPLFCEMDADFPNHHPDPTVVENLQDLIKKVKEVKAEVGIAYDGDSDRIGVIDDQGNVLWGDQLMVLFSRYVLKESPGAAIIGEVKCSYTMYDDIAKHGGKPIMWKAGHSLIKSKMKEEHAELAGEMSGHIFFKHRYFGFDDAVYASARLLEILTHEKQSMSQLLSDVPKTFASPELRFDTTEEKKFAMVKRATEILRDAGHKVVDVDGVRVTFEDGWGLIRASNTQPILVLRYEASTEARVKEIQALIEKTVAQAQKEVGA; this is encoded by the coding sequence ATGAACGCGCACATCTTCCGCGAGTACGACATCCGAGGCCTGGTGGACAAGGACCTCACCATCGAGGTGGTGGAGCTCCTGGGTCTGGGCCTGGGCACCATGATCCGCCGCAAGGGCGGCACCTCCATCGTGGTGGGCCGCGACTGCCGCGAGTCCTCCACGCGCTTCCGCGACGCGCTCGCGAAGGGCCTTACCGCCACCGGCCTGGACGTCTACGACGTGGGCGTGGTGCCGACGCCGCTGACCTACTTCGCGGCGAACACGCTGCCCGTGGACGGCCTGGCGATGATCACCGGCAGCCACAACCCGAAGGAGTTCAACGGCTTCAAGATTGGCGCCGGCAAGACGACCTTCCACGGCCCTGAAATCAAGGAGCTGCGCCGCCTCATCGAGGCCAAGGACTTCGCGACCTCGAACAAGCCCGGCAAGGTGACGCCCTTCGACATCATCACGCCCTACAACCACTTCATCCGTCAGACGGTGAAGGTGGGCCGCAAGGGGATGAAGATCGTCATCGACGCGGGCAACGGCACGGGCGGCGCCATCGCGGTGCCCCTGTTCGAGAGCATGGGCTTCGACGTGGTGCCCCTGTTCTGCGAGATGGACGCGGACTTCCCCAACCACCACCCGGACCCCACGGTGGTGGAGAACCTCCAGGACCTCATCAAGAAGGTGAAGGAGGTCAAGGCGGAGGTCGGCATCGCGTACGACGGCGACAGCGACCGCATCGGCGTCATCGACGACCAGGGCAACGTGCTCTGGGGTGATCAGCTGATGGTGCTCTTCAGCCGCTACGTGCTGAAGGAGTCCCCGGGCGCGGCCATCATCGGCGAGGTGAAGTGCAGCTACACGATGTACGACGACATCGCGAAGCACGGCGGCAAGCCCATCATGTGGAAGGCGGGCCACTCGCTCATCAAGTCGAAGATGAAGGAGGAGCACGCGGAGCTGGCCGGCGAGATGAGCGGCCACATCTTCTTCAAGCACCGCTACTTCGGCTTCGACGACGCGGTGTACGCGTCCGCGCGCCTGCTGGAGATTCTGACGCACGAGAAGCAGTCCATGTCGCAGCTGCTCTCCGACGTGCCGAAGACCTTCGCCAGCCCCGAGCTGCGCTTCGACACGACGGAGGAGAAGAAGTTCGCCATGGTGAAGCGCGCCACGGAGATTCTCCGCGACGCGGGCCACAAGGTGGTGGACGTGGACGGCGTGCGCGTGACGTTCGAGGACGGCTGGGGCCTCATCCGCGCGTCGAACACGCAGCCCATCCTGGTGCTGCGCTACGAGGCCAGCACGGAGGCCCGCGTGAAGGAGATTCAAGCGCTCATCGAGAAGACGGTCGCCCAGGCGCAGAAGGAAGTCGGCGCCTGA